One genomic segment of Scophthalmus maximus strain ysfricsl-2021 chromosome 3, ASM2237912v1, whole genome shotgun sequence includes these proteins:
- the edem2 gene encoding ER degradation-enhancing alpha-mannosidase-like protein 2, which produces MRPSFTSCLWTAAARCRLKTHLSSCVSFITLGFIYPLVTPDLCGFPRVSPGVSMRAPGCVALVVWLLNDAAARQFTEEEMSGIRQRIKSMFYHAYNSYLDNAFPYDELRPLTCDGQDTWGSFSLTLIDALDTLMVLGNQTEFQRVASLLQDTVDFDIDVNASVFETNIRVVGGLLSAHLLAGRAGMELEPGWPCSGPLLRMAEDAARKLLPAFQTPTGMPYGTVNLLHGVSPTETPVTCTAGVGTYILEFATLSRLTGDPTFENLARQALRALWKTRSDIGLVGNHIDIVSKKWVAQDAGIGAGVDSYFEYLVKGAIMLQDEELLHMFLEYDRAIQNYTRFDDWYLWVQMHKGTVSMPVFQSLEAFWPGLQSLLGNLDSAVRTFQNYYSVWRQFGGLPEFYSIPQGYTVDKREGYPLRPELIESAMYLFRATGDHTYLQLGLDALESIEKITKTPCGYASVKDLRDHQLDNRMESFFLAETIKYLYLLFDPNHFLHGGGTEGDGSWEEGGEGGGCVLGAGGYIFNTEAHPLDPAALYCCSRHAQERRELQDILLSLSHPGRQSKPPAKETKDPPPGQSESIALKPGEKKTAPLLSCPVQPFSARLSILGQVFSDNT; this is translated from the exons ATGCGCCCttcgttcacttcctgtttgtggacAGCTGCTGCACGGTGTCGTCTTAAAACTCACCTGAGCAGCTGTGTTTCCTTCATTACTTTGGGTTTTATTTATCCCCTCGTCACTCCGGATCTCTGCGGGTTTCCTCGGGTGTCTCCGGGTGTCTCCATGCGCGCTCCCGGGTGTGTGGCTCTGGTGGTCTGGCTGCTGAACGATGCGGCGGCTCGTCAGTTCACGGAGGAGGAGATGTCCGGGATCAG GCAGCGCATCAAGTCCATGTTCTACCATGCCTACAACAGTTACCTCGACAACGCCTTCCCCTACGACGAGCTCCGCCCACTCACCTGTGACGGTCAGGACACCTGGGGCAG tttctctctcactctgatcGATGCTCTCGACACTTTAATG GTTTTGGGAAACCAGACTGAGTTCCAGCGCGTGGCGTCGCTGCTCCAAGACACCGTGGACTTCGACATTGACGTCAACGCATCTGTGTTCGAAACCAACATCAGAG tgGTGGGCGGTCTGCTGTCGGCTCACCTGTTGGCAGGGAGAGCAGGGATGGAGCTGGAGCCCGGTTGGCCCTGTTCAGGGCCGCTGCTGAGAATGGCCGAGGACGCCGCCAGGAAACTGCTGCCtg CATTTCAGACTCCCACCGGCATGCCGTACGGCACCGTGAACCTGCTGCACGGTGTCAGTCCCACAGAGACGCCCGTCACCTGCACAGCCGGCGTGGGAACCTACATCCTGGAGTTTGCGACGCTGAGTCGACTGACTGGAGACCCGACGTTTGAGAACTTGGCCCGCCAGGCTCTGAGGGCCCTGTGGAAGACCAGATCCGACATCGGACTG GTGGGGAACCACATTGACATTGTGTCAAAGAAATGGGTGGCTCAGGACGCCGGCATCGGGGCAGGGGTGGACTCTTACTTTGAGTATCTGGTGAAAGGAGCCATCATGCTGCAGGACGAGGAGCTGCTACACATGTTCCTGG AGTACGACCGGGCCATTCAGAACTACACTCGGTTCGACGACTGGTACTTGTGGGTGCAGATGCACAAAGGAACCGTCTCCATGCCTGTTTTCCAGTCTCTGGAGGCCTTCTGGCCCGGCCTGCAG TCTTTGCTGGGGAACCTGGACAGCGCCGTAAGAACGTTCCAGAACTATTACTCGGTGTGGAGACAGTTCGGAGGTCTGCCCGAGTTTTACAGCATCCCGCAGGGTTACACCGTGGACAAGAGAGAGGGATACCCACTCAGACCAG AGTTGATAGAGAGCGCCATGTACCTGTTCAGAGCCACAGGTGACCACACCTACCTGCAGCTGGGCCTCGATGCTCTGGAGTCCATAGAGAAGATCACCAAGACGCCCTGTGGCTATGCTAGT GTTAAGGATCTGCGAGATCATCAGCTGGACAACAGGATGGAGTCCTTCTTCCTCGCTGAGACCATCAAGTACCTTTACCTGCTCTTTGACCCCAACCACTTCCTGCATGGCGGGGGGACGGAGGGGGATGGGTCTTGGGAGGAGGGTGGCGAGGGGGGCGGGTGCGTTTTAGGCGCCGGGGGGTACATTTTCAACACGGAGGCTCACCCCCTCGACCCGGCGGCGCTCTACTGCTGCAGCCGCCACGCTCAGGAGCGGCGGGAGCTCCAAGACATCCTGCTCAGCCTGTCGCACCCCGGCCGCCAATCAAAACCGCCCgccaaagagacaaaagaccCTCCCCCTGGCCAATCAGAAAGCATTGCTCTGAAACCAGGCGAGAAGAAGACAGCCCCCCTGCTGTCCTGTCCCGTTCAACCATTCAGCGCTCGACTCTCCATCCTTGGACAAGTCTTCAGTGATAACACCTGA